A single window of Eucalyptus grandis isolate ANBG69807.140 chromosome 1, ASM1654582v1, whole genome shotgun sequence DNA harbors:
- the LOC104440104 gene encoding major allergen Pru av 1 isoform X1, which translates to MGVVSYDSEITTPIPPAKMFKAAVLDADNLIPKVLPQAIKSVEVLEGDGGPGTVKLITFGEGSHYKTMKQKVESLDKENLTYCYSIIEGDMLGTTFEKISNEVKIIASPEGGSVCKNTSKYFTIGEVEITEEKIKAGKEKASEMFKAIEAHLLANPDAY; encoded by the exons ATGGGTGTCGTCAGTTACGACTCCGAGATCACGACCCCAATCCCTCCGGCCAAGATGTTCAAGGCAGCTGTCCTCGACGCCGATAACCTCATCCCCAAGGTGCTCCCGCAAGCCATCAAGAGCGTCGAAGTCCTCGAGGGCGACGGAGGTCCCGGGACCGTCAAGTTGATCACTTTCGGCGAAG GCAGTCACTACAAGACAATGAAGCAAAAGGTCGAGTCCCTGGACAAGGAGAACCTCACCTACTGCTACTCGATCATCGAGGGCGACATGCTGGGCACCACCTTCGAGAAGATCAGCAACGAGGTGAAGATCATAGCATCGCCCGAGGGAGGCTCGGTGTGCAAGAACACGAGCAAGTACTTCACCATCGGCGAGGTGGAGATCACTGAGGAGAAGATCAAGGCCGGGAAAGAGAAGGCGTCCGAGATGTTCAAGGCCATCGAGGCTCATCTCTTGGCAAACCCTGATGCCTATTGA